atcatcattattagtagtagtagtgtatATTAACAAAAGAATGCCCCtgtcaaatattaattatatcttgaataatagttaatattatttcataaatgtattaaagtcATGAACAAAAACTTGGTTTGAAATaacaacattgattataatatagctaattattattattattattattattcttattattattattattatttattatgtatccaAAAGCATCCCACTTGTTTGCACTTAAATATCATTAGATCTTTGAATAATagtttgatattatttaatgaaatttattaaaaataaaggtacagaAAAAAACTTGAGTTTGAAATATTAACCTATATTTGCATATCAACAATGCCAATTTGGAACTATCTGAAAAGTAAGTATGAACGCATTATAAATCAGcttgactcatgaatattaattagtgaCATTTGCCAgtagaaaataaacagaaataaacagcctgattaataacattaataagaaCAAAATTAATTCTTCTGAGTTGTTTTGGCACAAAAATCTTCCCTAACAATATACAGACAGTGAGCCTTAGAAGGAAAAAGATGAACCCCTTGAAAGCGTCTTTTTTGATGTCTTGGTCTAGAAGTATCTGCAGTTGTACCATGCATAGACAGAAGCATCCATTAGGTCAGAGAAATGTCCACTGGACTGATTTATGTTGATACGGAGGCTTCACGTCAGCTCGTGACAGCCAGACATTTTCTAAACTCCTGTCGAAACATGAAAACTGTCGCAACAATCTGCAACTGACGCTTTTCCTGCCTCTGCTGTTTTATTAGTACATGAAAGTTGAGCTCCATGCAGCTGTTTGGAAGGTCATCTAGAGCGCAGCATGAAGTGCAGAGTGATTCCTGGCTCTTTTTCCACATCGAACCCCCCCCAACCCCATCTCAGCATCATTCCATTCGTCCTCGATCGCTCCCCAGGGACTCTCTAGAAACACTTGTGGTGTGTACCTAGGCTTGTGCACATCATCTGTAGCATGTTAATTAATATTCTGATTGATTGACTTGAATGCTTTTAACAAAAGGACTCGGGCCAATTTAATCTCCAGCATTCACGACTATGCTGGAAATGCTCATGTGTTAGATGTAGATATAGGTGCTCTTAAACTGTTTCTTTCCTGCCTAGATAAATGAACTTTTGCATGTTTGCCTGCTATTTGGTCTttcgtttcttttctttttcttttgtttacaagATTAAAGGCATTCTGTCAATTAATCCATTATGTGCATATGTTGGTATCATGGGtaatagatagatttattttttcatttatttatttaagtacaagtgatgtgtgtgtggccaagtatggtgccCCAAACCTCAGAATGTGTGCCTCTGTCAGCGACTCAgccaagtgcatacacacacacccaaacatttattgtttaaggaggttgtttttttcaatgtttgACAGTTTTCTGTCAACTAACTATTAGggtattaaatatacattttaacaagGGCGACAAAAACTATCATAGATGTACATTAGCCGTACTAAGATCCAGACAATTTGTTTTCACATtgtttaattagtattttataatttattcatttatttatttgtttgtttgtttgtttattgaagatACATTTATTGTACTATAATTCACTGTGTGGCCCAGTATATTGTTAGGGTTAATAAATACGAATTAATTgaacatacattttaacaaagATAGACCAAAACGATTATCAGACATTTGCATTATTCAAGACtcccatttatttgtttatatttatttatttaagtacttACTGTTTTAATTGGGAATTAAAGAGCTAAAATGCAGACAATTGTGgtaaataattagtaataaatatacattgttaacaaagagagagaaaataacttaattaatcCCCAGCAGCAAACCTTCACTATTgtagttagttatttattttaattatttttagtaatatttattacttgctattatttattatttcctcCATATATTTTCCATGGACAAAAAAGGtgacataaaaagtaattaaatgtgcattttacaCCACGAGTGGCATAAACCTACTATGTTTTGcattagattatttttatattagtccatcttaaaaacattaaatgcgGCTTAGGGTTAATTGCTATGGTACAGTCCCACGCGACCAAGAGGATCATGaatcaatttgtaattatttagcaTCCCGCAAGAGGGCATGCTGTGGCTCAACCTGGCTGTTGCACAGAGGAACCGATGCAAGTTCAGCGGCACAACGTGAAAGCAGCCGTTGCCTCAGTACAATTCAGGCCCTTCTCCGCTTTATCCTCTTTGACTGATGCCTTCACTCTGTATCATCGagtcaaacatacagtacaactgGTACCATTCACAGCACAGCCTATAAAGCTCCTCCTCTGTTTCTGGGTCCACCTGCAAGGCTTCCTCAAACAAAGAGAAACAATTCACTATTATATTAAACATGTGCCTCCTCAGAATAAAAGTAATGTATTTtgagaaagaaacacacacaaggaAATTAGGCCTTGACACAGCCAACACTCTCACAATAGTGAGATTTTAAAGATACGACAAGATACACTGTGCATATACCGAGACATATTTCCTGTTGTTTTTTCGTTGGTAAGCACACGAGTTcgttaaaataaatgacattctgTGTTCCACTAGTCTTTGCCTTCATGGGACATGTGTGTTAACATACTGCCCCAATGGACACATCCACAGGCTTGGTTATGTGCTCGCCCAAGCATGCTTCCTGGTCTGGTCCAGCAAACGCTCCGAAGTTGGCTATCTCTGTGCTAGTAAGTATCTTGGCGTGCAATGTTGAACTGGTAGTTCGGTGGCAGCGTTGCAATATCGCCGGCCTAGCGGAGGAAGTCTGACCCAAGTGAAAATAGCTGCTACTTCCTGCGACTGAACCTTTTGCACTGAGGAAGATTCTTACAGTGAGGGGCACAGACTCCTTTAGCTTGTCAACGGCACAACTTTCATCCGCGGCACAGCTATTTCCATGCTGACCAGATGACTTTCCAGGTTTGCTGACTGGTAAACCATTGTATTCTCTTATGTATGTGCCAGAGTCTTGAGTTTGCTTTTACTGTACTGACTGTGCTGGCTGCTCCCACGTGCGGCGTGAACATTAGTTTGTCATCTTGACCTTTACAAGGACATTAATCAAACACCATGTCAGATAAACTGACCTTAAAATGGTATGAAATGTtggtttaaaaacttttgaattcaGCTCTCAAATAAGGTTTGcaggaagggtttttttttcacattgaagAACTATGTTTTGGTGTCACTCCGAACCTTTCCGTGAACAGTTCTGTGGGGTGacgaacatttaaaaaaatctaaagtaacTTTTATGTCATTGAAAAGTTCCATGGAGGTAAAGGGAGATCATCCAAAAATGATTTCTCACCCACATGGCCGTTTCCCAAACCTGTATTGTAGAACATGAAatgaagatattctgaagaatgatCAATGTGTAGAccaaaaatactatggaagtcaatgttaCCAACTTCTTGCGAATATCTTCTTCCACAGAACAAAGAGAAGTCAGGTTTTTTGGGAGCAAACATGCATTGAAGGTTTgctgttttgggtgaacttattAACTGTAAAGGTTCTTCATATGAATCATATATGACCCGAACGCAAATTAGTggtcattttttttgtaaactgagaTGTAGACATCAgctgaaagctgaaaaaaattaaaatacgaTCTTAAAAATAGGATCTATGGTTGTTTTAGATAGTAGAAATATttagctgagatacaactatttgcaatctggaatccgagggttcacaaaaagtctaaataatgagaaaatcacctttaaagtagtgtcccaaatgaagttcttagcatagcatcgttactaatcaaaaaattaagttttgatatattttgcaGTATGATTTTacgaaatatcttcatggaacattatctttacttaatatccccaGTGATTTTCTTCGGCATAAagaaattttgacccatataatgtattgttggctgttTGTTACAACTACCCCCATGCTACTAATGACTGGTTGGTCGTTTTTCCTTCCCAGGGGTCACATCTGCCAATGAGAACCTTTAGTTTTAAGTGTTTATATATGCCAATTCTGTGACGGTTTTTTATCTGCTTGGTTGTGATGTTACTAGTCATTTCTTGTTCATTTACTTTagcattacagtaaaaacaggattAACTCGAAATAATgaggaaatataaatattagaccgAAATTTGTGTTACAGCCTTTAATAGTTTAGTAATGTggtgtaagtttgtgtgtgtttcgcATCAGTGTGTGAGAATCTTTGCCTGGAGTCTTTTTTGCGATTATGAGGCGAAAAGTCATGAGATTCTCTTCTACTTCTTTTTTTCTAAGAGGAGATGTTTTAAACGTTCTTTTTCAGTTTCATGCCTTCATTCTTTACAGGCCTTCCTAGTGGCTTTCCACTCACCCACTCGACATGGCCAGTGATGATTCAGACAAGGTCCAGATCGGCGAAAACAAATTTATAAGCAAGTAAGTGCATTTTGCGGTGTCACTGCAAGGTTTCTTGTTCTTACACCATTCTCGCAAACCTGAAacaacttctttcttttttcctttttggttgCAGGAGCATTCTTCTCTCACAGCTCAACACATACAACCTTTATTACAAAGGAGAAGCCCTCCAGTTGAGACACAGAGAGGTTAGCTGGTTAGTTGGTAAATTACAGCCTGTTGTATGGATGTCATTTATCTGATTATGTGATTTTCACAGGAGGAAGGAGAGTTGATCATTGAGGGGTTGCTCAATGTTTGGGGTGTACAGCTGCCAATCAGACTGCAGATGGAGGACGAGAAGGAGGCAGGCAGGCCACGCCCCTCACTAACATCTCTGAGGCGCCGAAACGGACATCGACCCACTCAAGTCGTCACTCAAGTAATATGTTAAATGCAAGgaagggtttttattttaatattatgaattattttattatttatataatttgtattattttatgggTGCTTTTGGGTTAATATCAACAACATCTGTGAATTaccacagaaaattattttcctaaagatgtttgtaaaaaaaaaaaaaaaaaaaaaaaaaaaaaaaatgttttttgttttgttttttttggttgttttttgtttgtttgtttgttttcgcCTTCACAgtgaaactagaaaaaaatactttgaccTGAGACTAAACtgatagaaatatttatttgatcttgTCTGTGCAAAATTCCGTACATCGAAAattcttttttgaaaattataaaaggtcagtgagattttttattatgtttttgaaagaagtcctcaaaaaggctgcatttatttgatcaaaaatacagtgaaaataatattgtgaaatgttattacaataaaatagccTGAGttttaaaatatagcctatttaaataataattttaatttattactgaGAGAAagacgccagtcttcagtgtcacgtgatcctccagaaatcattttaatatgctgatttgctggtcaGAAAATACAGacaacagctgtgctgcttgTTATATTTCCACAATAAAGAATCATTTAGGCAACTTTACAGATAAACAATAATTCATCTAAGCAAACACTTTAGTAAAAATCTGAGgcctaaattttttttgtatgtgtgtttgatgtATAggaaatatagttaaaatatgatttattgaaatatagGCAATCTGGAACGATAAGTTTATGAaggttaattttttgttttgtttttttatcctgAAATAATCGTTTATTTCCAGTGAGGTCGCTACAGCAGACGACCAATCAAAAGACTTCAGTGAAGAGAAGGAAGAGACAGGTGAATATATATTCttgactttttttctaaaaacttaCCAGTGTTCATATCTGTCTCCGCATCATATCTGTCTGTCTCGTTGGATGTAAAATCTCATCTGGCAGGTGAGGAGCAGCAGGAGTCGACACACTCTGATCGTCTCTCCAGGGCCAGGAGTGATGTCGGCGGAAGGAGAATCAGCGGGCGACGGCTTGGAATCAGGAGACTTAAGAGACACCGATGCTCCTTCAACGGCCACTTTTACAACCACAAGGTGGGCGTCGTGTTTCGTGAACTGTAAGCATGTTTGTAAGCCCTTTTGCTCACA
The nucleotide sequence above comes from Cyprinus carpio isolate SPL01 unplaced genomic scaffold, ASM1834038v1 S000000612, whole genome shotgun sequence. Encoded proteins:
- the LOC109106009 gene encoding ras association domain-containing protein 2-like → MASDDSDKVQIGENKFISKSILLSQLNTYNLYYKGEALQLRHREEEGELIIEGLLNVWGVQLPIRLQMEDEKEAGRPRPSLTSLRRRNGHRPTQVVTQVATADDQSKDFSEEKEETGEEQQESTHSDRLSRARSDVGGRRISGRRLGIRRLKRHRCSFNGHFYNHKTAVFTPKFGSVTNVRVNSCMTTAQVMRVLLNKFKIENSPDEFSLYIVHTSGERHQLKPNDHPLTLRVLHGPCEQVSKMFLMETDQVEEVTHDVAQYIKFELPVLQSFIAKLQEEEEREMQKLKKRYADMRGIIKKYMRSLAD